GAATAATCTATCTTGATCTTCTCTATTATACTTTTAAAATCTTTCCACTCTATGGCTGGCCATGTTTCCGTTGTAGCATGACCAAACGATCTTATTATCATAGCAACTTTTGCTGCCTCCTCATCATCTTTAGCTTCAAAGATGTCAAGGTAATCGTATGGACCAAAAACGACCAAGTTCATGATCCACCTTACACTAGGGCAGTTCTCTTCAATGAGCTTTTCTGCGTGTTGTTCTATCTCCTTGAGCTTCTCTAAATTTTTTACCGCGTAAGGTGAGATCTTGGTTAGCATCACATATATACCCATCCTTGCTTCCCTCCTTAGATAGTAAAATATAAGCTAAGAGCCTTATGAAAGGAAGGCATATTAAACATCTTCTACTTTTCTTCTTAGTTCTTTTGGTGAGCTTTCTCAGAGTAGAAAAGGACAAGGGGTATCTACCAGATGATCTTGGCAGTGGCTCATTGGTTGTGTCCGTAGAAGGTGTGCCACAAGGAGATGAAAGAGGACTAAAGGTTAAGGTAAAGCTTTTAGGTGGAGACATTCCCGAGTTATACCGTAGAGTAGGATACCTTACACTTTTTGGTGCAGAGGACCTTCCATCAAGAAGGTTTGAGGTTTTTGGACACGTAAAAGTTCATAACGGAAAAATTTTTATATCATCAAGCTGGAGAGATGTAAAGAAGATCATCTTGGTGGGAGAAAGTCAA
The Hydrogenobacter hydrogenophilus DNA segment above includes these coding regions:
- a CDS encoding GYD domain-containing protein encodes the protein MGIYVMLTKISPYAVKNLEKLKEIEQHAEKLIEENCPSVRWIMNLVVFGPYDYLDIFEAKDDEEAAKVAMIIRSFGHATTETWPAIEWKDFKSIIEKIKIDYS